The segment TTTTGAGTAACAGCTCCTGATAACTAGCTAGATAACGGTGATAATCTTCAAAGGGTAGAGAAATTCATcaaaactattattttctttgaCCCTTTTGCCTCCCTTATGGTCAATACTCGCTTCCTTTTTACTGTGCATATTGCCAGCTTTTCTGATGTTCTTTTTATATTAGTCCAGGCTCTCATTCCCTGCCCTCACTCCATCTCTAGTTATATTTTATAGAGTGGACATTGTACTTAGGTCTGGATGGAATGCCAAGGAATAGGAGTCTGGGCTGCTataaccccccccccccctttttttattggagtacagttgatttacagtgttgtgaggGCTGCTATAAACTCGACTAAAAgtctaaaggaaaaacaaaaatagcattttaGAAATGTGAAGGTTTAGCCAGCATATTGGAATGGAGAACTGGCCCAAGAGAAACTACTTGAGGTCCGAGATGAGATATAATTATTTGATAATATGCTgggaatcggagaaggcaatggcaccccactctagtactcttgcctggagaatcccagggacaggggagcctggtgggctgctgtctgtgtggtcgcacagagtcagacacgactgaagcgacttagcagcagtagcagcaggctgGGAATGGGTTGCTACCAGTAATATCCAGGACACTGAGTACTCCCTAACCTCCCTGTTTAGACCCAGCAAGCAATGTATATATAACTGTATGTTTGCAGTGTACATGCATGTTAAACTTCTCATGTGGTATTTTACAGGTGTTTACAGTTGAAGAAATGATGCCTCATATCCAGCATTTGAAAGGAGCACACAGTAAGAACTTATTTCttaaggacaaaaagaaaaaaggctatTGGCTGGTGACAGTTCTTCATGATAgacaaattaatttaaatgatCTCGCCAAGCAGTTAGGTGTTGGGAGTGGAAACCTGCGGTTTGCGGATGAAGCAGCCATGCTAGAAAAACTGAAAGTTGGCCAAGGTTGTGCCACCCCATTGGCACTCTTCTGTGATGATGGAGATGTGAAGTTTGTTCTGGATTCTGCCTTTTTGGAAGGTGGACATGAAAAGGTGTACTTTCATCCAATGACCAATGCTGCAACCATGGGATTGAGCCCTGAAGACTTTCTCACATTTGTGAAGAACACAGGACATGATCCCATAATATTAAACTTTGATAAAAACTAATTGGGCTGAAGTTCAGAGTATTTATTTCTGAAAGCTGTTTTTCTTACTTGTAATTATAAAAAGCATTAAAAGTGGGAAGATATATCTAGCACTCGGTTTGGTGACTACCTGAACTATTTGAGAAAGACTATCTCatcttaaagttctttttttttttttaaatatattgaggtAGCTTTAGTCAGGCCAGAGGttccaccctccccatccccatggCTACTACTTATTAGAAGAATGCCTTCATTAATatcaggagttccctggttgcCTTGTGGTTAGGaatccaggctttcactgcctggCCCAGGTTCAGTGCCTGGTCATAGGAACTGAGATTCCCACACGCAGCAGGGTggccaaaaaagaataaattaacatCAAAACTAAGATTATTTATCTAAGATTAACTGTCTTACATCTTATTATACTTGAAAAAAAGCCAGTTGCAAAAATAGCATATGTAAAATTATACATGTGATAGTGTAcatacaggggaaaaaataaaaaataatacggGAAGACATTAAATTGTAAATAGTAGTTATCTCGAGGGAATGAGGATTAAGGAATAAGAATTTCCCAGCAGTATAATTAAACAAGGGGGCAAGGGAAAACCTTTCTGTTACtgagtgtttgtttttaaaccaaTGCTTTTCCCCAGTGAAAAAAtaagctaattttttaaataaaattctatctTTAGAATATCTTAATCTAGAAAAACCCTCAAAGCAGGGATAGAAAATATGCCATAATCATTATACTGACATTACATTTTAACTCAGGAGCAGAACATACAGAGGCCATTAAGAAGGATTTGTTTAGTCTTTGTTCAGAGGTTAGAAATTTGAACATGCTTGAACAAGTTTCTTCTGTCCTTTAGGCTATATTAAATTGACTCATTTTTCAACTATGCATCTAAAAAGTGTAAGAtaaattttatacacatataaacaaaaaTGTGTAAGAACCCAGGATTAGGTATTGTCAGTTGCCATACAGAAGCTAGTTCAAAAACAGTGAGGAAAATTAATATACTTTTTCACCTCTCTTAAACTCAAATAAGACCCTAATTGAGGGTCTGAGTAGGCTACAAAACAGCCTAGAGGACTTAGGAAAATTCTCATTTCCTTTAGTACAATCGGATATTTGAGAGAGAAACGTTTCTTCCTAAGACTGAACATGGAGTAATTGCCTCTGGTAGAGaaattgtatttaatttgtaCCAATTTGCATTACTGAAAGGCAAAGGTAAAAACTTGTCATTTTTCAATATATGTGGTTAGAGACTACAAGTCTACTGATGgcagaatttttataaaatatagatgAGTGAGTTAGTAAGTTAGATGAGTTAGTAAGAAATACCTTCCATCAGTGAAAACATTCTGAGATGCTACACTGGTTTTTGCCTACTTGGTATTATATCTCTAAGAAAGAGGAAATTTAGGTTGCTTTGAATATAAAATGAAGGTTTACTGAATAGAATCAAAGACACTGAGGACCTCAGGACACTGGTCTAACTTTTCTCACCTTAGAGTGAAAATAGGCCCAGAAAGACTGACCTGCCCAATGACACAAGTCATCTCTTATCTTAACATTATGCCTCCCAAAGTctatgtgaaaatgaaaagagactgATGTGTATAAT is part of the Bos indicus isolate NIAB-ARS_2022 breed Sahiwal x Tharparkar chromosome 11, NIAB-ARS_B.indTharparkar_mat_pri_1.0, whole genome shotgun sequence genome and harbors:
- the LOC109566085 gene encoding prolyl-tRNA synthetase associated domain-containing protein 1, whose product is MERAVRMQAPPSCGTRAKDTTCLRKDVLADSDEPQEQTVDVERTRCNLACRKRRRWISSTAPVPPGTSASACSGRSAGSHAQFLGPVFSHRHEDSMAGAELRAALEQRLAALAIRTEVVEHPEVFTVEEMMPHIQHLKGAHSKNLFLKDKKKKGYWLVTVLHDRQINLNDLAKQLGVGSGNLRFADEAAMLEKLKVGQGCATPLALFCDDGDVKFVLDSAFLEGGHEKVYFHPMTNAATMGLSPEDFLTFVKNTGHDPIILNFDKN